The Pseudodesulfovibrio sp. zrk46 genome contains a region encoding:
- a CDS encoding DMT family transporter — protein sequence MTKEMGPGATAVAETSLMQRTVDRLGSGLLAALCLTGAVLLWGTSFMATKSALAGFAPMIVIWLRMFLASLIVAVIWRRIPAPDYRAGDWKVLAFLCLMQPCCYFLLEGYAISLTTSSQAGMISALVPLLVAVGAWAILKEPMSARGVVGLLVSIGGVVWLSMGGASGENAPNPALGNLMEVGAMICAAIYMVVLKRLSVRYSTWWLTSMQCVVGAVFFLPWALMTGGFPFGSVPMSAWLAVGYLGLFVSLGAFGLYNMAMTFMPAGKAALSINLVSPVALIAGWLMLGETLTFAQIAACCVVGGGVFVGRK from the coding sequence ATGACCAAAGAAATGGGGCCGGGCGCAACTGCCGTGGCCGAAACATCGTTGATGCAGCGGACCGTTGACCGTTTGGGGTCCGGCCTGCTCGCCGCCCTGTGCCTGACCGGAGCTGTTTTGCTCTGGGGTACATCCTTCATGGCTACCAAGTCCGCCTTGGCCGGATTTGCACCCATGATCGTCATCTGGCTGCGCATGTTCTTGGCCTCGCTCATCGTGGCCGTGATCTGGAGGCGTATCCCAGCGCCCGACTATCGCGCCGGGGATTGGAAGGTGCTTGCCTTCCTCTGTCTGATGCAGCCGTGTTGCTATTTCTTACTGGAGGGCTACGCCATCAGCCTGACCACCTCATCGCAGGCCGGGATGATCTCCGCGCTCGTGCCGCTGTTGGTGGCGGTAGGAGCATGGGCAATATTGAAAGAACCCATGTCCGCACGCGGTGTGGTCGGCCTGCTCGTTTCCATCGGTGGTGTCGTCTGGCTTTCCATGGGCGGGGCTTCCGGCGAGAATGCACCTAATCCTGCCCTCGGCAATCTGATGGAAGTGGGTGCCATGATCTGTGCCGCCATCTATATGGTGGTGCTCAAGCGGCTGTCCGTGCGCTACTCCACATGGTGGCTGACCTCCATGCAGTGTGTGGTGGGCGCGGTGTTTTTCCTGCCGTGGGCGTTGATGACGGGCGGGTTCCCGTTTGGTTCGGTGCCCATGTCGGCATGGTTGGCGGTGGGATATTTGGGGCTGTTCGTGTCGCTGGGCGCATTCGGGCTCTATAATATGGCCATGACATTCATGCCTGCCGGGAAGGCGGCCTTGTCGATTAATCTTGTTTCGCCAGTGGCGTTGATTGCTGGTTGGTTGATGTTGGGGGAGACACTGACTTTTGCTCAGATCGCAGCGTGTTGTGTGGTTGGGGGTGGGGTGTTTGTGGGGAGGAAGTAG